A region of the Leptospiraceae bacterium genome:
TTTATGGACGACTTCCCTTCCGTTTCAAAACAACAGATTCAAAAAGTTTTAGAGTTAGTATGTAATATGGTGACATTTCAATTTACAGGAAGCTTACATGAAAAAAGTGCTGCTTGATGAAAGTCTGCCTAGAAAGCTAAAGAATTTTCTTAAAGATGTCTGTGATCCCAAAACAGTTACGGAAATGCGATGGAATGCAAAGACAAATGGAGATTTACTCAGTCTCGCAAAAGATGCAGGTTTTGAAATTCTAATCATAGTAGATAAAAATCTAGTTCACCAGCAAAATTTATCCAAGTATGGAATACAAGTTGTATTGCTAGACTCATTTAAAAATACATTAGAAGTCTTAGAACCCCATATACTAAAATTCAAATCTTTACTTATTGAAAATAAACTTACAGAAATTTATACAATTATCAAAATTTAATAAACTGGATACTGTCTATGAAACCACTTTTCA
Encoded here:
- a CDS encoding DUF433 domain-containing protein; translated protein: MEQLITISPEVQSGMPVFFNTRVPVKNLFDYLSEGKTTDEFMDDFPSVSKQQIQKVLELVCNMVTFQFTGSLHEKSAA